From Streptomyces sp. GSL17-111, one genomic window encodes:
- a CDS encoding glycosyltransferase family 4 protein, which translates to MRIALLIHHAYGIGGTIRTTLNSAQALSEQHDVEVVSVFRHRDRPVFDPGPGVRLRHLVDLRPAGPDHDGDHPDHQRPSRHYPRADGHYTRYSALTDARIEEYLRTCDADVIVGTRPGLNTLLALRAPRGPVLVGQEHLTLACHSRRLRLTLRDAYPRLDALTTVTETDAADYRRRMRLPGVRVEAVPNGVPEPAVAPADPGAKWVVAAGRLAPAKRYDLLLRAFARVVAERPDWRLRVYGAGPQRDRLRDCIDSLGLYNHAFLMGAAHPIESEWCKGSIAASTSSLEAFGMTIVEAMRCGLPVVATRCPHGPAEIIKDGVDGRLVTMNDVGAIADGLLQLIGDDDLRRRMGAAARDNARRYDPALVAERYTDLFTELATRRGRGARLGTARTTAHRARGALLSTAFTARDGLRRARAATRSKGSAA; encoded by the coding sequence ATGCGCATCGCCCTTCTCATCCACCACGCCTACGGCATCGGCGGGACGATCCGCACGACGCTGAACTCCGCTCAGGCCCTTTCCGAACAGCACGACGTGGAGGTCGTCTCGGTCTTCCGGCACCGCGACCGGCCCGTCTTCGACCCCGGCCCGGGCGTGCGGCTGCGCCACCTCGTCGACCTGCGTCCCGCCGGCCCCGACCACGACGGCGACCACCCCGACCACCAGCGGCCCTCCCGGCACTACCCGAGGGCCGACGGCCACTACACCCGCTACAGCGCCCTCACCGACGCCCGCATCGAGGAGTACCTGCGCACCTGCGACGCCGACGTCATCGTCGGCACCCGCCCCGGGCTCAACACCCTCCTCGCCCTGCGGGCGCCGCGCGGGCCCGTGCTCGTCGGCCAGGAACACCTCACACTGGCGTGTCACTCCCGCCGGCTCCGGCTGACGCTGCGCGACGCCTACCCCCGGCTGGACGCCCTCACCACCGTCACCGAGACCGACGCCGCCGACTACCGCAGACGGATGCGGCTGCCCGGCGTCCGGGTGGAGGCGGTGCCCAACGGCGTGCCGGAACCCGCCGTCGCCCCTGCCGACCCCGGCGCCAAGTGGGTCGTCGCGGCGGGCCGGCTGGCCCCCGCCAAGCGCTACGACCTGCTGCTGCGGGCCTTCGCCCGGGTCGTCGCCGAGCGCCCCGACTGGCGGCTGCGCGTCTACGGCGCGGGACCGCAGCGCGACCGGCTGCGCGACTGCATCGACAGTCTCGGCCTCTACAACCACGCCTTCCTGATGGGCGCCGCGCACCCCATCGAGTCCGAGTGGTGCAAGGGCTCCATCGCCGCGTCCACCTCCAGCCTGGAGGCCTTCGGTATGACCATCGTCGAGGCGATGCGCTGCGGCCTGCCCGTCGTCGCCACCCGCTGCCCGCACGGCCCGGCCGAGATCATCAAGGACGGCGTAGACGGCCGTCTCGTCACCATGAACGACGTGGGCGCCATCGCCGACGGGCTGCTCCAACTCATCGGTGACGACGACCTGCGCCGCCGTATGGGCGCCGCGGCCCGGGACAACGCCCGCCGCTACGACCCCGCGCTCGTGGCCGAGCGCTACACCGATCTCTTCACCGAACTCGCCACCCGCCGCGGACGCGGGGCCCGGCTGGGCACCGCGCGCACCACGGCGCACCGCGCCCGCGGAGCCCTCCTCAGCACCGCGTTCACCGCCCGGGACGGCCTGCGCAGAGCCCGCGCCGCCACCCGCAGCAAAGGATCCGCCGCATGA